In Methylotenera versatilis 79, the DNA window ATGGTGCGTTGCCGAATGAACGCGTCACTTACCAATCGCAACACATCAAACCGAGTTACGAAGTCGCAAATACCATTTCTGTTAACAAGCAAAGCAATCAGCGCGTGATACCAAAATGTCCGCATTTTGGTTTGTGTGGCGGATGCAAATTGCAGCATTTGGAGATTAATGCCCAAGTGGCAGCCAAACAGCGTTTGCTGGAAAATGACTTATGGCATATTGGCAAAGTGAAGCCTGAGAATATGCTGCCGCCTTTATACGGTCCAACTTGGGGTTATCGCCATAAGGCGCGCTTAAGTGTGAAATATGTAGAGAAAAAGCAGCGCGTGTTAGTCGGTTTTAATGAAAAAGGCACGCGTTATGTGGCCGATATGAATAGCTGCGAAGTCTTGGTGCCAGAGGTTTCGGCATTAATTATTCCGTTGCAACAAATGATTGAGCAGTTAAGCATACGCGATAAATTACCGCAAATTGAGTTGGCTGTCGGAGAGGCTGACACTAAGCATTCGCTAGAAACGGATAATAGCAATCAAAAAGTTATCGTGCTGATTTTCCGCATTATGGATGTGTTAACTCCTGCTGATGAAACATTATTCAAAGCTTTTGCAGATGAACATCATGTGCAAGTGTGGACGCAAACCAAAGGCCCTGACACGATTAAACCGTTTTGGCCATTGAGTACTGCGGAATCGCCAATCCCTCAGTTGCAATATAGCCTGCCTGAGTTTGACTTGATTTATCCATTTAAGCCAAATGAGTTTACGCAAGTGAATCCGCAAATCAACCAAGTGATGATTCGCCGTGCGATGCAGTTGTTAACACCACAAAAAGGTGAAAAAATTGCCGATTTCTTTTGTGGCATTGGCAATTTTACTTTGCCAATCGCACGCAGTGGCGCATCTGTGTTGGGTTTAGAAGGTTTGGCAAACTTGGTTGAACGTGCAAATGAAAGCGCTGCACTTAACCATATTCAAAACGCAACATTCGGCGTGGCAGATTTATTTAAAATGACGCCAGAGGCATTAACAGGTTTAGGGCGTTTTGACAAATGGCTAGTTGATCCGCCGCGTGATGGTGCGTTTGAGTTGATTAAGTCGCTGGATGGCAGCAATAAACCGCAAACGATTGTTTATGTTTCATGTAATCCTGCAACTTTGGCACGCGATGCTTGCGTGCTAATCAACGAAAAAGGTTATATTCTTAAATCGGCAGGTGTGATTAATATGTTCTCACACACAGCGCATGTGGAATCAATAGCGCTATTTGTTTGTACGCCATGAATTACTTATGCACCTTAAATAATTGTGCCGCGAATTACTGATGCACCATGAATAAGCTAATTGGTAGAATTTGCACCAAAATGTGACTGAGTAATTAGAAAGTTAACCCTTATTTATAGCTAATAAATGCTTGTTTTAGCCTTAATCGTTATAAAGAATAGGTCTTGTTTCTACTCAAGATGGATAGCTTTATCGCAAGCCGCCCACATATTTATTGGATGATACTTTATTGATGCTTTCGTCTACATCTTCTTCGGTTTCATCAAAATAACTATCCGAATCGCGTAGTAAAGTATTTTGCTCTGTCACTTCTTTTGCAGGTTGTGCTGCAGTATTGTTTACTAAATTAGATGCAGCTGGTACATCAACTCCAAACATGACTTTGTTTAGGTGGTCTGCATATTCGGATAATTCAGTTAAACCTTGCGCATGACACAGCTGAATGATTTCTCGTGCATACACTTCATTTGAAATTAACCATACTACATCTATCGTACGATTAATTTTGCGCCTAAGTATGACGCTAATAAGTGCCGCTAAAGATACTTTGTCAGAGTTAGCCATTTACATTACTCTTTCTGCATGCTGCGTTAAGTCCAAGCCATCGTGCTCTTGCTCTGCATCTACACGCAAGCTAATGAATATATTTACAATGACTAAAATAATCAGCGTTACAATGCCGCTATAAATAAGCGTGCCGAAAGCCGCTAGCGTTTGCATCCATACATTTGCATCTAACCCGCTAATCGTTTTATCGGCAAGCACGCCAGTCAGAATCGCCCCCACCAAGCCGCCAATGCCGTGAATACCAAATACATCTAAGGCATCATCTGCACCTAAAAATCGTTTTAAGCTAGTTGCGCCTAAATAGCACAATACCCCGGCGGCTAGGCCAATAGTCAGTGCGCCACCTACGTTAACAAAGCCCGATGCTGGTGTAATAGCAACAAGGCCAGCCACCGCACCTGATGCAAAGCCTAGCATCGTAATGCGTGACTTCATGTAATACTCGATACCTACCCAAGTAAGTGCTGCCATTGCTGCGGCTGCTTGAGTCACTAGCATTGCCATGCCAGCACGACCATCTGCAGATACAGCAGAACCCGCATTAAAACCAAACCAACCAACCCAAAGTAACGCTGCGCCAGTTAACGTATAAACTAAGTTATAAGGCATAAACGGCACTTTGCCATAACCTGTTCTAGGGCCAAGCATGTAAGCGCACACCAGCCCAGCAGCGCCTGCATTGATATGCACGACTGTGCCGCCTGCAAAATCAAGCACACCTTTAGAGGCAAAAAAACCAGTGGGTTCCCACACCCAATGTGCAACTGGGGCATAAACTAAAATTGACCATAATGTGATAAACAATAACATCGCGCTAAACCGCATCCGCTCTGCAAATGCGCCAACGATGAGTGCAGGCGTAATAATCGCAAAAGTCATTTGAAATACCACGAATACTGACTCTGGAATGCTGGGTGCAAGATGGCTAACTGTTAACTGGCTACTGGCTTTGATATAGCTTAAACCCGATAACATCACTCGATCAAAACTGCCCAAATAGGGCGTATCTCCTGGTGTAAACGCAATGCTGTAACCGATTGCAATCCAAATAACCGTCACTAAACAGCAAATGGCAAAGCTTTGCAAAGCGGTCGACAATACGTTTTTTCTACGCACCATTCCCGTATAAAACAGCACCAAACCAGGAATAGTCATCAGTAATACTAAAGCGGTTGCAGATAGCATCCAGGCAGTATCACCAGAGCTGATGGCATCAAAACCTGTTAAAAAAGGCTTAGTTGGCGCTGGTTCGATTATAGGGGGAGGTGGCACTGAGGCAGGTAAAACAACAGGTATTTCTGCTGGAATATTCTCTATCGGTTCTGTGGTTAGTTGATCTGTTGCAGCAGTAGCTGCATCTGTACTTGCTGGCTGTTCGGTTACAGGCGACTGTAAAGCCGATCCATTAGAAATGTCATCAGCGGCAGAAAAGGCTACCGAAGAAATTGCACAAAGCATAACAAACAACATCACAGCATAAGAATTTGCTCTTAGAGTACGCATTTACTATTCCTTAATTTAGGTCAGTCAATTTAAGCAAGTGAAAACATTTAATGATTGAATTACAGTCAAATTACATTAAATTCTTAGGTGAATATTTTGAACTCACAGGCATTTTTTCAGTATCTTTAAGTGCTTGATTAAAAATAAGCATGGCGTCTGTCGTGCCAATTTCATCGTCCATCCACGTTCGCACGTGTGCTAAATATGTTTTTAGCTGGTCAGCTCCATAACTGCGTACTTGATTCGTGCTGCCAGTATCAATCAATGTCTGTAGCTGCTCTTGTTGCGCATCCGACCAAGGCATACTTTGGGTTAATTCATTCAAAAAATGTTTTAATGTAATACTGATAGATGGCTTATTTGTCTCTACCTCATTGATTATATTAGTAAATAAAATCTTAAATGTTTCAAAATCGGGTGTGCTTATTGGTTGGTTAACATAAGCAACAGGTTCTGCTAAGTTAATAAAATCATCCATTATTAGCTGGGCTACAGGCTGATTAAGGATAGTTTTTGACGCTGGTTTTTTATGCCCATGAGTCGCTAATTGTCCTGTTATCGGTTTGTCTTTAATAATCAAAGCGCGGTTTAATACGCGAATTAAATCGCGTTGCTGATCTTTTTTATCAAAATCAATACAGATATCGCGGGCAAAATTATTGAGGCCATTGAAAACCGAGCCTGTTTCGCTGATATAGCTATTCAATTTTTTAAGCGCGATGGTTGCTTCAGCTTCGCTAAAAATATGCATGAGTCCAGCATAAATCGCCTCTTGCTGTGTTTGTTGGGAGTGAGGTAAATCAACGTCAGATTTTTTCAACATAGCTAGGTGCTTGCTTTCAGAATATCAATATGTCTTCTTATAATTGGAATTAAAATCCACAAGTGTACTAAGCAAGTACAATGCCATTTTTAAAGTTATTAATCGCTGGGTTTATTTCGTCATTATTTAAGTGTTAATGACGCATGCTAAATAGTTAGTCATTCACAATAAAGTTGAACAAGGGCATATTGCACCAGTGAGCAATCGCGTAAAATGAGCGACATGATGGGGTTGAGACTTTCGGTCGTTTTTTTGTTAATTTTAGTTGGCGCATGTAGTGATCAGCGTTCGTCAAACACGGCAATCAACTTCGCCATTGCGCAAGCGCCACTTAATCTTGATCCACGCTATGCAACCGATGCCGCATCCGCGCGCGTCAACCGATTAATTTACCAAAGCTTGGTGGATTTTGATGTAAACGCTAAACCAGTTCCCAATTTAGCCACTTGGATACAGATTAATCCAACCCAATATCGATTCGTCTTAAATCAAAAACGCGCAATATTTCATCACCAAAAGATGTTAACCGCGCAGGATGTTAAAGCCACTTACGATTCTTTAATCATGTTAAAAGATTCAGCGCAGGCGGCAGAGTTTTCGAATATTAAAGATATACAGGTCTTAAATAGTGAAACGATTTTATTTAACTTAAATCAAGCAGATAAGAACTTTCCAGCCAAGTTGATTATCGGTATTTTGCCGCAAGACTTAATCACTAAAAAACATGATTTTTCGCATCATCCAGTTGGTAATGGCGCGCTAAAGTTTGTTTCATGGCAAAACAAACTCACTTTAAGCCGCGTAAAAGATAATCAGCAAATTAGCTTGATTGAGGTGAAAGATCCAACTGTGCGTGTGCTAAAACTGCTACGCGGTGAAGTAGATTTATTGCAAGGTGATTTGCCGCCAGAATTAGTGAAGTATCTGCAAACCAAACCAAAAGTGGTTATCAAAACTGTAGCTGGCGCTAATTTCTCTTACCTTGGCTTAAATATGCAAGACCCGGTTTTAAAAAATATTAAGGTCAGGCAAGCTATCGCACATGCCATTGATTCTGATGCGATTATTCAAAAGGTCATGGTTTCCAATACGCGCGTTGCGGGGGTGATTTTGCCACCAGAGCATTACACCAATGTAGCCAGTGAAGCTTTACAGCCTTATGCTTATAATCCTGCATTATCCAGAAAATTACTGGTTGAAGCAGGCGTTCAATTGCCGCTAAAGCTGGTATACAAAACCTCCACCGATGCACAGCGTGTGCGTTTTGCCACAATCATGCAAGCGCAAATGCAGCCAGCTGGCATTCAATTGGAAATCAAAAGCTTGGATTGGGGTACGTTTTTTGAAGATGTGAAACAAGGCAATTTTCAATTATTCGGCCTTACTTGGGTAGGCATTAAAACACCCGATATCTATGTAAAAGCACTAGGTTCGCAAAGTTTTCCACCCAATGGTTTTAACCGTGGACATTATGCCGATGCAGAATTAGATGCATTACTCGCAAATGAAGATTGGCCAGTCGCAACGCAGCGTATCTATAAGCAACTGCCTTATATTCCCTTGTGGTATGAAGGTCAGTTTGCTGCAATGCGTAAAGGTATTCAAAATTACGCCCCTAAGCCTGACGGTAATTGGGATGATTTAATCACGATTACCAGGCAATCATTGCAAACCCAGCAACAAAAGCTCAGCTACAATAAACAATATGCGCATTGAAATCTCTATTAAAAACCAAAGCTTAACGCTGTTCGATGATTTCGGCGGCATAAAAGCCAATTACAGTGTGTCGACTGCGGCCAATGGCGTTGGCTGTGAGAAAAGTAGCGGCTGCACGCCATTGGGCCATCATATTGTCCGCGCAAAAATAGGTGCAAATGCCGCGCCCAATACGGTATTTGTTGGGCGCAGGCCAACGGGTGAAATTTGTACGCCAGAATTAATGGCAGCATTTCCGAATCGTGATTGGATTTTGACGCGAATTTTGTGGTTAAGTGGGTTGGAAGTAGGCTTTAATCGGCTGGGAAATGTCGATACCATGCAGCGCTATATCTATATTCATGGATCACCAGATAGTACTGAAATGGGCAAAATTGGTTCACACGGCTGCGTGCGCATGCGTAATAACGATATGGTGGAATTATTTGATTCGGTAGAGCCAGGCACTCCTGTTTTGATTCACAATGATTAAGCATTTCGTTGACTTTGTTACCGTCGTTTTCGGCGTATTACTGCTGACGTTTTTATTGATTCACCTTGTCCCTGGCGATCCGGTAGAAGTGATGTTGGGTGAATCGGCAAGTGTGACAGACAGAGCCGCTTTACGTACAGATTTAGGCTTAAATAAACCACTTACGCAACAATTTGGTAGCTATTTAATTAAGCTATCACAAGGTGATTTAGGTTTTTCAATCCACACCAAAACGCCGATTATTGAGTTGATTAAAACGCACTATCCCGCAACGCTTAGGCTTGCGGTTTTATCACTTTTTATTGGGTTAACTATTGGCATTCCGTTAGGTGTGTTTGCCGCTTTAAAGGCCAATCATTGGCAAGATTTTGTCGTCACAATCGTTTCAGTGCGCTTATCCGCCATGCCCGCGTTTTGGTTAGGGCCGTTATTAATGTTGTTATTTGCTGTTTGGCTGGGTTGGTTGCCTGTTAGTGGCATGGATGACAGCACTTCAATCATCTTGCCCGCGATGACTTTAGGATTTGGTTTAAGCGCGATCCTAACGCGCATGACACGTACCAGTTTGCTGGAGGTGTTGAATGACGATTTTATTCGTACCGCACGTGCAAAGGGTTTAAACGAAAATACCGTGATTATCCGCCACGCATTGCGTGCAGCTTTGTTACCAATCATCACGATTGTGGGTTTACAAATGGGCAGTTTGTTGGCGGGTACAGTCATCACCGAAACAATTTTTAGTTGGGATGGCATAGGGCGCTTGCTGGTGGAAAGTATTGAAAAACGCGATTACCCAGTGACGCAAGCCTGTGTGCTGGTAGTGGCGTTAAGCTATGTTGTGGTGAATTTGTTTACCGATGTTTTATACCGCTTGGCAGACCCAAGAGTGAAGTTTGGGGCGTAAGCGTGAAAATATTTGCCATCAGCATATTGTTGTTTTGGGTTCTGGCCGTATTGGCAGGCTATATTTTCGGGCTACAAGGCAATCACATTGAATTAGACGCCATATTGTCGGGCCCAAGTTGGCAGCATTTACTAGGCGCAGACGATTTGGGCCGTGATATTTTGGCGCGTATCTTAACTGGCGTGCAAGTCTCATTCTTTGTGGCAATTATCGTAACGGTGATTACGATGATAATCGGTGTGTTTATAGGGTTAATCGCAGGATTTTACGGTGGAAAAATCGACCGTATTTTGATGAAAATAACGGACATTTTTTTAGCTTTCCCCGGCATTCTATTGGCAATCGCATTCGCCGCTGTATTGGGAGCAGGTTTGGGTAATTTAATACTGGCATTGTGCATCACCGGTTGGGTGAGTTATGCTAGATTGACGCGTGGACAAGCGTTAAGTTTACGCAATCGCCAGCATGTGCTTGCTGCAGAATCACTGGGCGCAACGGTGCCGCGCTTGCTGCTGAAACATGTTCTGCCATTGTTAAGTTCAATATTGGTTGTAGAAGCGACTTATAGCCTAGCCAGCGTGATGATTGCAGAAGCGAGTTTGTCATTTTTAGGTTTAGGCATTCAAGCGCCAAATGCTTCGTGGGGTGCGATGTTGCGCGATGGCGTGCGTTATATGTTAGTGGCGCCGCATTATGTGTTGGTAGTAGGCCTCAGTCTGATGAGTCTGATATTAGCGATTAACTTAGGCGGTGATTACCTGCGTGACAAGCTGGACGTTCGCGTAGAATAATCTTGTTAGTAAATTAGCGTTAACTACTGTATTCGTGAGGGCTTATTTCTAGGGACTTAACGTGCGAAAGCAATACAAATACTACGATTTCATGATGGCTGCTTTCGTGTGCGTACTGGTGTGTTCCAACTTGATTGGGCCTGCCAAAGTCACACAGATTGATGCGCCATTGCTTGGCACACTCACTTTTGGCGCAGGCGTTTTATTTTTCCCGATTTCGTTTATCTTTGGCGATATTCTCACCGAAGTCTATGGCTATTCTGCCTCACGCCGAGTAATTTGGGCAGGTTTTGCAGGTTTGGCATTTGCAAGCTTGATGGCTTGGATGATTGTTGCTCTGCCACCCGCGCCATTTTGGAACAATCAGCATGAATATGAAGTGGCTTTTGGCAGCACTTGGCGTATTTCTTTGGCGGGATTAATTGCGTTTGCAGTGGGTGAATTTGTGAATAGCTTTATAATGGCGAAGATGAAGTTGGTTTCTGCAGGTAAGCATCTGTGGCAGCGCACAATTACCAGCACTATTTTTGGCGAAACCATTGATACAGTGATGTTTGTACCGCTGGCATTTTGGAATACGGGTATTATCCCTAACGATAAGATTCCATTAGTGATTGGCGCACAGATTATCGCTAAAATTGGTGTGGAAGTGGTTTTTACACCCGCTGTTTATAAAATTGTGGCGTTTTTAAAACGCGCTGAAAATGAAGATTACTACGATAAAAATACTAACTTTAACCCTTTTAAATTTTAAGCATTTTAACCATTAACTATAATTGAGTACGTATTGACTGAGAATTTAAGCAGTAATTTAACTATTACTTGGCAAGAAAAAGGCAAGCCGCAACAAGCGGTTTGGCAAAGCGAGGCGAATGCCGCGCCACCTAAAAATATTGTGGTGGCAGATGACACCATGAAAGCGGATGAAGCCTATAGATTGGCTTGTGAAGGCACAGGATTTTTGTATAAAGGCGATTTTCAGAATGCTAAACAATTATTGCAAGCCGTCACAAAACGCGTAGATCGCAAACCGATTAAACCAGCGGCGACCATGTTGGAAGCTTTTCATCAACATAGAGCGCGGCAAATTCAGCGTGCCAATATTACTAACAAAATCTTAATCGAGTTAAATCACGGTAGTTGCGATTTAAAACGCGCACCTGACGTAAAAGAAGCGGTTGCCGGCGCATTAATTGTTAATGCAAAGCTAGACAAAGTACCAATGAAAATGGTGTTATCGCTACGCGAATTGTTAGGTATGAACGGTGCACAAGAATGGCGCAAAAAAGGCGTATTTGTCGATGCGCTGCAAGCCAATATCCACGCACATTACGGTGTGTATTCCCCGATTCGTGGTGAGTATTTGGATTTGATTAACACGACGTCACTTGGCAATGCTAAAACCGCATTTGATATTGGTACAGGTACTGGCGTGATTGCCGCAATTTTAGTCACACGCGGCATCAAAGCCGTGATCGCGACCGATAACAGCATGCGCGCACTGAATTGCGCGGCTGATAATGTAGAAAAACTGAATTTAAAACAATACATTACGATTGAACAGGCAAATTTATTTCCAAGTGGACACAAAAAAGCCGATTTAATCGTTTGTAACCCGCCGTGGCTGCCAGCCAAAGCTAATGCGCTAATTGAACATGCGATTTATGATACCAATAGTGCGATGTTAAAAGGTTTTTTAAACGGCGTAAAAGCGCATTTGAATGATGACGGTGAAGCGTGGCTGATTTTGTCGGACCTAGCGGAACATTTAGGTTTGCGTACAAATGAAGAGTTGCAAAAGTGGATTGCAGATGCTGGATTAAGTGTCGTAGAAAAACTGGATATTGCACCTAAACATGCTAAATCCAGCGATCAATCTGATCCGCTGTATGCTGCGCGAGTAAAAGAGATCACCTCTTTGTATCGATTAAAATAAACCATTCGTTAAAATTATTCTATTAGATAGTTTGAGATATTAAATGAGTTTAGGTCCCGTTATGCTGGATGTGGTTGGCACTGAGTTAAGTGCTGACGACATTAAACGATTACAACATCCGCTTGTGGGCGGAGTGATTTTATTTGCGCGTAATTTTGAAAGCTGCACACAACTTAAAGCACTGACTGCGAGTATTCATGCGGTGCGTCAGCCGCCTTTGCTGATTGCGGTAGACCATGAAGGTGGCCGTGTACAGAGGTTTAGAGGCGGGTTTACTAAAATCCCACCCATGCGCGAGTTTGGCAAGATTTGGGATAAAAACCCTAAAAAAGCACGTGAGTTAGCTATTGAAACTGGTTGGATTTTGGCGGCAGAATTACGCGCACATGGTATTGATTTCAGTTTTACACCCGTGCTAGATATGGATTACGGCGATAGCTTGGTGATTGGCGACAGGGCGTTTCATCAGGACGCAACGGCTATTAATGAATTGGCGTTTAGTTTGATGCAAGGCCTGAAAAAAGGCGGTATGTCGGCAGTCGGCAAGCATTTTCCTGGTCATGGCTTTGTGGTGGCCGATTCGCATGTGAGCATTCCAATTGATGAACGCAGCTTTGATGAAATTGCCGCTAATGATATGCAACCTTTCAAACAAATGATTGATGAAGGTTTGGCAGCGATTATGCCGGCGCATGTGATTTACCCTAAGGTGGATGACAAGCCGGCTGGCTTTTCATCAAAGTGGTTACAAAAGGTATTGCGTGAACGGCTGGGTTTTAATGGCGTGATTTTTAGCGATGACTTAAGCATGGAAGGTGCTAGCGTAGGCGGCGATGTAACGACGCGTAGCCTAGCTGCGCTGAATGCGGGTTGCGATATGGTGTTGCTGTGTAATCGCCCTGACTTGGCGGATGAACTGCTTGAAAAACTGGAATGGAAAATGTCTGCGTTAAGTATATTAAGGCTTGCACGCATGCATGGCGGCCATCATCCTGCTGATACTAATGACCTCCATGAAAGTGCTGAATTTGTAGCAGCGGTGAAACGTGTTGGCTTGGTAGGTAAACAAGAAGGTGAATTGTTTACCTAATCCAATAACGCTGCTAACTTTATTTCATGAAATAAAGTGCTTATATTTTGCGGCGAGCAAAAGTAAAGAAACCTAATGCTGCTGCTAGCAAAGGCAGTGAGGCTGGTAGTGGAACAGCGCTAATCGGCGTGAAATTTACACCAACCACGAAGTCATCGTAATCTGCATCACCAGCAGAGCTATCATTAAAACCTAACACATAATCAAATGGGCCGTAATTTGGACCACTGATAGGCGTTAAGTTACCATTTAAAATCGCAAAGCCGAGTACTGGAGTTGCTGTTGTGCCATTACTAGCTGACGCGCCTTGACTATCGCTAAAACTGAAATCAAGCGTACCTGCATTAACAGATGCAGAAGCGGTAGTGCCAACAGAATTCGCTTCAGTAAAAGTAATACCAGAGAATGAAAATGAGTTGCTGTAGCCGCTCTCATTACCTAAATAAGTAAAAGTAATAGTACCAGCGCTACTTGCTGCAAGAGTACCTAAGAAGCCACTTGTGTATACGCCTGTAGCAGTGGATGGTTGACCGTTATAACCAGTAAATGTCAGCGGCGAGCTTCCTAAGATGCTCAGACCACTTGCTTGAGTAACGCCAGATGTTAATAGTAATGATGTTGCAAACGTAATTGTTGCAATAGTAGCTAGTTTGTTTTTGTTCATGATAAACCTTTCAGAAAGTAGATAATTCGTTATCAGGTATTTGTATACTATGCGTGCAAAGCAGTTGCAATCTGTGCGCTAACTAACTTAGCTGTAAATTAAATATTCTTAGGAAGAAGTTAAACACTAATTGAGAGTTTTCAATATACGCATTAGTACGTATTGTGTTTTATGGAATATTGTGCTTAGTTAATAGTATCTAAATGTATATAGGTATATTTTATATTACTTTGACTTATCGGTGAATTAAAAAATCCAATTGAGCTTTAATTTACTGACTTACTAAACCTGCTGAAATGATTTATTTAACAATTTGTCACTTGAAACTTTAGTTAATAATCGTTATCTTAGGTGTATTGCCTTT includes these proteins:
- the rlmD gene encoding 23S rRNA (uracil(1939)-C(5))-methyltransferase RlmD, with product MRRNRQKSYKNPAENPILQAVIESLDQEGRGVAHVDGKTIFIDGALPNERVTYQSQHIKPSYEVANTISVNKQSNQRVIPKCPHFGLCGGCKLQHLEINAQVAAKQRLLENDLWHIGKVKPENMLPPLYGPTWGYRHKARLSVKYVEKKQRVLVGFNEKGTRYVADMNSCEVLVPEVSALIIPLQQMIEQLSIRDKLPQIELAVGEADTKHSLETDNSNQKVIVLIFRIMDVLTPADETLFKAFADEHHVQVWTQTKGPDTIKPFWPLSTAESPIPQLQYSLPEFDLIYPFKPNEFTQVNPQINQVMIRRAMQLLTPQKGEKIADFFCGIGNFTLPIARSGASVLGLEGLANLVERANESAALNHIQNATFGVADLFKMTPEALTGLGRFDKWLVDPPRDGAFELIKSLDGSNKPQTIVYVSCNPATLARDACVLINEKGYILKSAGVINMFSHTAHVESIALFVCTP
- a CDS encoding ammonium transporter — translated: MRTLRANSYAVMLFVMLCAISSVAFSAADDISNGSALQSPVTEQPASTDAATAATDQLTTEPIENIPAEIPVVLPASVPPPPIIEPAPTKPFLTGFDAISSGDTAWMLSATALVLLMTIPGLVLFYTGMVRRKNVLSTALQSFAICCLVTVIWIAIGYSIAFTPGDTPYLGSFDRVMLSGLSYIKASSQLTVSHLAPSIPESVFVVFQMTFAIITPALIVGAFAERMRFSAMLLFITLWSILVYAPVAHWVWEPTGFFASKGVLDFAGGTVVHINAGAAGLVCAYMLGPRTGYGKVPFMPYNLVYTLTGAALLWVGWFGFNAGSAVSADGRAGMAMLVTQAAAAMAALTWVGIEYYMKSRITMLGFASGAVAGLVAITPASGFVNVGGALTIGLAAGVLCYLGATSLKRFLGADDALDVFGIHGIGGLVGAILTGVLADKTISGLDANVWMQTLAAFGTLIYSGIVTLIILVIVNIFISLRVDAEQEHDGLDLTQHAERVM
- a CDS encoding ABC transporter substrate-binding protein, with the translated sequence MMGLRLSVVFLLILVGACSDQRSSNTAINFAIAQAPLNLDPRYATDAASARVNRLIYQSLVDFDVNAKPVPNLATWIQINPTQYRFVLNQKRAIFHHQKMLTAQDVKATYDSLIMLKDSAQAAEFSNIKDIQVLNSETILFNLNQADKNFPAKLIIGILPQDLITKKHDFSHHPVGNGALKFVSWQNKLTLSRVKDNQQISLIEVKDPTVRVLKLLRGEVDLLQGDLPPELVKYLQTKPKVVIKTVAGANFSYLGLNMQDPVLKNIKVRQAIAHAIDSDAIIQKVMVSNTRVAGVILPPEHYTNVASEALQPYAYNPALSRKLLVEAGVQLPLKLVYKTSTDAQRVRFATIMQAQMQPAGIQLEIKSLDWGTFFEDVKQGNFQLFGLTWVGIKTPDIYVKALGSQSFPPNGFNRGHYADAELDALLANEDWPVATQRIYKQLPYIPLWYEGQFAAMRKGIQNYAPKPDGNWDDLITITRQSLQTQQQKLSYNKQYAH
- a CDS encoding L,D-transpeptidase; amino-acid sequence: MRIEISIKNQSLTLFDDFGGIKANYSVSTAANGVGCEKSSGCTPLGHHIVRAKIGANAAPNTVFVGRRPTGEICTPELMAAFPNRDWILTRILWLSGLEVGFNRLGNVDTMQRYIYIHGSPDSTEMGKIGSHGCVRMRNNDMVELFDSVEPGTPVLIHND
- the nikB gene encoding nickel ABC transporter permease — encoded protein: MIKHFVDFVTVVFGVLLLTFLLIHLVPGDPVEVMLGESASVTDRAALRTDLGLNKPLTQQFGSYLIKLSQGDLGFSIHTKTPIIELIKTHYPATLRLAVLSLFIGLTIGIPLGVFAALKANHWQDFVVTIVSVRLSAMPAFWLGPLLMLLFAVWLGWLPVSGMDDSTSIILPAMTLGFGLSAILTRMTRTSLLEVLNDDFIRTARAKGLNENTVIIRHALRAALLPIITIVGLQMGSLLAGTVITETIFSWDGIGRLLVESIEKRDYPVTQACVLVVALSYVVVNLFTDVLYRLADPRVKFGA
- a CDS encoding ABC transporter permease, whose product is MKIFAISILLFWVLAVLAGYIFGLQGNHIELDAILSGPSWQHLLGADDLGRDILARILTGVQVSFFVAIIVTVITMIIGVFIGLIAGFYGGKIDRILMKITDIFLAFPGILLAIAFAAVLGAGLGNLILALCITGWVSYARLTRGQALSLRNRQHVLAAESLGATVPRLLLKHVLPLLSSILVVEATYSLASVMIAEASLSFLGLGIQAPNASWGAMLRDGVRYMLVAPHYVLVVGLSLMSLILAINLGGDYLRDKLDVRVE
- a CDS encoding queuosine precursor transporter — translated: MRKQYKYYDFMMAAFVCVLVCSNLIGPAKVTQIDAPLLGTLTFGAGVLFFPISFIFGDILTEVYGYSASRRVIWAGFAGLAFASLMAWMIVALPPAPFWNNQHEYEVAFGSTWRISLAGLIAFAVGEFVNSFIMAKMKLVSAGKHLWQRTITSTIFGETIDTVMFVPLAFWNTGIIPNDKIPLVIGAQIIAKIGVEVVFTPAVYKIVAFLKRAENEDYYDKNTNFNPFKF
- a CDS encoding methyltransferase; this encodes MTENLSSNLTITWQEKGKPQQAVWQSEANAAPPKNIVVADDTMKADEAYRLACEGTGFLYKGDFQNAKQLLQAVTKRVDRKPIKPAATMLEAFHQHRARQIQRANITNKILIELNHGSCDLKRAPDVKEAVAGALIVNAKLDKVPMKMVLSLRELLGMNGAQEWRKKGVFVDALQANIHAHYGVYSPIRGEYLDLINTTSLGNAKTAFDIGTGTGVIAAILVTRGIKAVIATDNSMRALNCAADNVEKLNLKQYITIEQANLFPSGHKKADLIVCNPPWLPAKANALIEHAIYDTNSAMLKGFLNGVKAHLNDDGEAWLILSDLAEHLGLRTNEELQKWIADAGLSVVEKLDIAPKHAKSSDQSDPLYAARVKEITSLYRLK
- the nagZ gene encoding beta-N-acetylhexosaminidase translates to MSLGPVMLDVVGTELSADDIKRLQHPLVGGVILFARNFESCTQLKALTASIHAVRQPPLLIAVDHEGGRVQRFRGGFTKIPPMREFGKIWDKNPKKARELAIETGWILAAELRAHGIDFSFTPVLDMDYGDSLVIGDRAFHQDATAINELAFSLMQGLKKGGMSAVGKHFPGHGFVVADSHVSIPIDERSFDEIAANDMQPFKQMIDEGLAAIMPAHVIYPKVDDKPAGFSSKWLQKVLRERLGFNGVIFSDDLSMEGASVGGDVTTRSLAALNAGCDMVLLCNRPDLADELLEKLEWKMSALSILRLARMHGGHHPADTNDLHESAEFVAAVKRVGLVGKQEGELFT